The following proteins are encoded in a genomic region of Lactiplantibacillus plantarum:
- a CDS encoding GNAT family N-acetyltransferase: protein MITIRPADQDDAGQIAPLINMIFDEMQLEELDDIPEPDLEQAITAAYRTPDYLSGKATTVVAEADGQVVGVAFGYPDKNEDAVDDVLARVTANNDAFGSAFEAEAESYEHEWYLDSIAVDPNYQGHGIGGKLLAALPRYARQAGQKRIGLNVDMANLGAKKLYDRYHYESVGIKPIGDRMYFHMQYELDKDLVLA from the coding sequence GTGATAACAATTCGACCAGCCGATCAAGACGACGCGGGCCAGATAGCACCGCTAATTAATATGATTTTTGATGAAATGCAACTTGAGGAACTAGACGATATTCCTGAACCTGACTTAGAGCAGGCCATTACTGCCGCTTACCGGACACCTGATTATTTGTCTGGTAAGGCAACGACGGTAGTGGCCGAGGCCGATGGTCAAGTGGTCGGGGTAGCGTTTGGTTATCCTGACAAAAATGAGGACGCGGTGGACGACGTGTTAGCACGAGTTACTGCGAATAATGATGCGTTTGGTTCAGCATTTGAAGCTGAAGCTGAAAGTTATGAGCACGAATGGTACCTGGATTCGATTGCGGTCGACCCGAATTATCAGGGTCATGGGATTGGCGGGAAGTTACTCGCCGCCCTGCCAAGATACGCGCGACAAGCTGGTCAAAAGCGGATTGGTTTGAACGTTGACATGGCTAATTTAGGAGCTAAGAAGCTCTATGACCGTTATCATTACGAATCGGTAGGAATTAAGCCTATCGGTGATCGGATGTACTTCCATATGCAATATGAACTAGATAAAGACTTGGTGCTAGCTTAG
- a CDS encoding Lrp/AsnC family transcriptional regulator, whose amino-acid sequence MDKTDLKILNALQADARISLKALADQCFISSPAISARITRLKKSGIIRDYQANLNFEKLNYHIKAYIQLQLEPTQKERFYPFVAGIPNILECDCITGEYSQILKVIFESTQALDEFVNQLQTFGKTSTQIVFSTSVPNRGLTLPDDHDMSKINH is encoded by the coding sequence ATGGATAAAACCGATTTGAAGATTTTGAACGCCTTGCAGGCCGACGCGCGAATCTCCTTAAAAGCGCTCGCCGATCAATGCTTCATTTCTTCGCCCGCAATTTCCGCTCGCATCACTCGTCTGAAAAAGAGTGGCATCATTCGTGACTATCAAGCAAATCTTAACTTTGAAAAGCTCAATTACCACATAAAAGCCTATATTCAACTCCAACTTGAACCAACGCAAAAGGAGCGCTTTTACCCATTTGTTGCCGGCATTCCTAATATTCTGGAATGTGACTGTATCACGGGTGAATACTCTCAAATTTTGAAAGTGATTTTCGAATCAACGCAGGCATTAGACGAGTTTGTCAACCAATTACAAACATTTGGAAAAACGAGTACTCAGATCGTCTTTTCAACAAGTGTCCCTAACCGTGGCCTCACGTTGCCCGATGATCACGACATGTCTAAAATTAATCATTAA
- a CDS encoding GGDEF domain-containing protein, translating to MLHLLTLSSLGRDLFNIKMLIVILITIGLITLMTILTYLLEQQVHRRQNRYWTIGAHGAEALSVLISMILLRQIFITLNSGSIISWTYATVQLTILLFSLNTMRNLAVEIINLLMPLFIYGQAIWLGHSTQYLPVFLAMAIILISTVVYITHNYQELHATQWKYLLFQILYSGTWWGVIWSVHPFKLSHTLVIILAFVLYMWLIRLAVNRVQKFFNEVLTFDQQVNYDELTGIRNRASFDTHAREVFAAYQHHQMGPVTMVMFDIDHFKAFNDQYGHLAGDAVLRHVAHFVELELNQRSTHGQIFRYGGEEFVIIFRGISALEAGQIMRTIQRKLKTVPIKFNVQTLNVTVSIGISELQPTDQTFTDWFVRVDDYLYQSKQAGRDQTTVESQLLTD from the coding sequence GTGTTACATCTACTTACGCTATCGAGCTTAGGCCGAGATCTTTTTAATATCAAAATGCTAATTGTCATTCTCATTACAATTGGCCTGATCACCCTAATGACCATTCTGACCTACCTCCTAGAGCAACAGGTCCATCGTCGTCAAAATCGATATTGGACTATTGGGGCCCATGGTGCCGAGGCTTTAAGTGTCCTCATTAGTATGATCCTATTACGACAAATATTCATTACGCTGAATTCAGGTAGCATTATCAGTTGGACCTACGCAACGGTTCAATTAACGATTCTTCTGTTCAGCCTTAACACCATGCGCAACCTGGCCGTTGAAATTATTAACCTGTTAATGCCATTGTTCATTTATGGTCAGGCCATCTGGTTGGGCCACAGCACGCAGTACCTGCCAGTTTTTCTGGCCATGGCCATTATCTTGATTAGTACAGTCGTCTATATTACTCATAACTATCAAGAATTACACGCTACTCAATGGAAGTATCTCCTGTTCCAAATACTATATAGTGGCACTTGGTGGGGCGTTATTTGGTCAGTTCATCCGTTCAAATTGAGCCATACACTCGTCATCATTCTAGCCTTTGTCCTTTACATGTGGTTGATTCGTTTAGCAGTCAATCGCGTCCAAAAGTTTTTCAATGAAGTGCTCACCTTTGATCAACAAGTCAATTACGATGAATTAACCGGTATTCGTAACCGCGCCAGCTTTGACACGCATGCGCGTGAAGTGTTTGCCGCGTATCAGCACCATCAAATGGGGCCCGTCACTATGGTCATGTTCGATATTGACCACTTTAAAGCCTTTAACGATCAGTACGGCCATCTGGCTGGCGACGCCGTACTCCGACACGTGGCGCATTTTGTTGAACTTGAACTTAATCAGCGCAGCACTCACGGTCAGATCTTCCGCTATGGCGGTGAAGAATTCGTCATCATTTTTCGTGGCATCTCAGCGCTTGAAGCTGGTCAAATAATGCGTACGATTCAGCGTAAACTGAAAACAGTACCAATCAAATTTAACGTTCAAACGTTGAACGTGACCGTTTCAATTGGCATTTCAGAATTGCAACCAACTGACCAGACTTTCACTGATTGGTTCGTCCGCGTTGACGACTACCTCTATCAGTCCAAGCAGGCCGGTCGCGACCAGACCACGGTTGAAAGTCAATTACTAACGGATTAA
- a CDS encoding C40 family peptidase — MQSTRIIAAVANVWRQPNNTSIDTPALANVGLQPWLAQLSDEDTVALERDNRIVTQALFNDVFLVEQFVNGWAYGYVVNQADSRHPQGYPGWVWAAQLSTVPLPVQTGPMITIRRGFTPLLCLDGRTFLNLSLGTELPVISSKDHRYYTVQTPLGTGKIAKRATQFAFRTARLTPGATLVRLGEEFLDLRYLWGGISAYGFDCSGFVYTLHRSLGIRLPRDAQDQIKQGVAVDIANAQLGDLCFFAHNHGNGAVHHVALYAGDGWLLHAPTPGKHVTYLQLASTYLQDELVAVKRNW; from the coding sequence ATGCAATCAACACGGATTATTGCGGCCGTTGCGAACGTGTGGCGGCAGCCAAACAATACGTCCATCGATACTCCGGCACTAGCAAATGTCGGCTTACAACCATGGTTGGCGCAGTTATCAGATGAAGATACTGTGGCTTTGGAACGCGACAATCGCATCGTGACGCAGGCGTTATTTAACGACGTCTTTTTAGTCGAACAGTTTGTCAATGGCTGGGCCTATGGTTACGTTGTTAATCAGGCCGACTCCCGGCATCCACAGGGGTATCCAGGATGGGTATGGGCGGCGCAATTGTCGACCGTCCCATTGCCGGTTCAAACTGGGCCGATGATTACGATACGGCGTGGCTTTACGCCGTTACTATGCTTAGATGGCCGTACGTTCTTAAATCTTAGCCTTGGAACGGAACTACCCGTTATTAGTAGCAAAGATCATCGTTATTATACGGTCCAGACCCCACTCGGAACGGGCAAAATTGCAAAACGTGCGACGCAGTTTGCATTTAGAACCGCGCGCTTGACACCGGGAGCGACACTCGTTCGACTCGGTGAAGAATTCTTGGATTTACGCTACCTATGGGGTGGCATCAGTGCTTATGGTTTCGATTGTTCTGGATTCGTCTATACCTTGCATCGCAGTCTAGGTATTCGCTTACCGCGCGATGCTCAGGATCAGATCAAGCAAGGAGTGGCGGTCGACATAGCAAATGCCCAGCTTGGGGATCTGTGTTTCTTTGCTCATAATCATGGGAACGGTGCGGTACACCACGTTGCCCTATATGCCGGTGATGGCTGGCTATTACATGCACCCACGCCTGGCAAACACGTGACATACTTGCAGTTAGCAAGCACTTATTTACAAGATGAGTTGGTCGCTGTCAAACGAAATTGGTAA
- a CDS encoding alpha/beta hydrolase: MKQIKWWLVAVLLVVGLTGCGSQTTKQQATQRAASTKKISPYVNQQTPTFYVHGFQGSAKSTNTLIAHAEKTAHAHKVLVATVSTSGQVTLTGKWRGRVRNPIIQVVFKNNLAQYDQQSAWLAKVITTVQQQHAFKHYNIVAHSAGCVASVNMLMTQQTTTFPKINKLVTIAGPFDGGVGEDDVANQNSFLTSGQPKYLHAAYELLAAKRSNFPKNVQLLNIVGTLNDGSHSDSLVTNVSARSIKYLLRGRDVDYTEKDFYGAHAQHSQLHENAKVALAVDRFLWHR; this comes from the coding sequence GTGAAACAAATTAAATGGTGGCTGGTGGCAGTCTTATTAGTCGTTGGCTTAACCGGTTGTGGTTCTCAAACCACTAAGCAACAAGCAACGCAACGGGCGGCAAGTACTAAAAAAATATCGCCGTATGTGAATCAACAGACCCCCACATTTTACGTCCACGGGTTTCAGGGGAGTGCGAAATCAACGAATACCCTGATTGCGCATGCTGAAAAGACTGCTCATGCTCACAAAGTTTTGGTGGCAACGGTCAGTACCAGTGGTCAAGTGACGTTGACGGGTAAATGGCGTGGTCGGGTGCGTAACCCGATAATTCAAGTCGTGTTCAAGAACAATCTGGCCCAGTATGACCAACAGAGTGCTTGGCTGGCTAAGGTGATTACCACGGTTCAACAACAGCACGCGTTTAAACATTATAATATCGTCGCCCATTCTGCGGGCTGTGTCGCTAGCGTTAATATGCTGATGACGCAACAAACGACGACTTTTCCGAAGATCAATAAGTTAGTGACGATCGCTGGCCCGTTTGATGGGGGGGTCGGGGAAGATGATGTTGCTAATCAGAACTCGTTTCTGACTTCTGGGCAACCGAAATATTTACATGCAGCCTATGAATTATTGGCAGCCAAGCGGAGCAATTTTCCTAAAAATGTGCAACTATTGAATATCGTGGGAACCTTGAACGATGGTAGTCATTCGGACAGCTTGGTCACCAACGTGTCGGCCCGTTCCATCAAGTATTTATTGCGTGGGCGGGATGTTGATTACACCGAAAAAGACTTTTATGGGGCCCATGCGCAGCACAGCCAGTTACATGAAAATGCTAAGGTAGCACTGGCAGTTGACCGCTTTTTATGGCATCGATGA
- a CDS encoding NUDIX hydrolase, with protein MAHEVSYRPLISITNVIWSFDAVTKQLLVLLIQRDHAPFENTWGLPTTYLRTDESADEAALRLVREKLGVQLAQFHTEQLGTFTAVDRVPGERSLALTYMVYLPVKPELVPGYGARDVKWFAITPRVDRDDLVADGLAFAGVPDSQTEREFYQRIAKQLLTADHGLILRNALQRVRNRLDYAPTILLVLGEQFTLKQARQLYAILWRQPVATIDNSNFRKTHVHLFTEVGTARPGSSGRPAKVYRLK; from the coding sequence ATGGCGCATGAAGTCAGTTATCGGCCATTAATCAGTATTACGAACGTAATCTGGAGTTTCGATGCAGTGACCAAGCAACTGCTGGTCCTGCTTATTCAGCGTGATCACGCTCCTTTTGAGAATACCTGGGGATTACCGACGACGTATTTGAGAACGGATGAGAGTGCGGATGAAGCCGCATTGCGATTAGTTCGTGAGAAGTTGGGCGTCCAGCTTGCCCAATTCCATACAGAACAGTTAGGGACGTTTACCGCGGTCGATCGCGTGCCGGGTGAACGCTCACTGGCGTTGACGTATATGGTTTATTTGCCAGTCAAGCCGGAACTAGTTCCGGGGTATGGTGCGCGCGATGTCAAGTGGTTTGCCATTACGCCGCGGGTGGATCGTGATGATCTGGTCGCTGATGGTTTGGCATTTGCTGGTGTTCCCGATTCGCAGACGGAGCGGGAGTTTTATCAACGAATCGCCAAGCAGTTGTTAACCGCCGATCATGGCCTGATCTTAAGAAACGCCCTACAACGTGTGCGCAATCGCCTGGACTATGCTCCTACGATCTTATTAGTGTTAGGTGAGCAGTTCACACTCAAACAGGCGCGCCAGCTGTATGCGATTTTGTGGCGGCAGCCAGTGGCAACTATCGACAATTCAAACTTTCGTAAAACCCACGTTCATTTATTTACAGAGGTGGGGACAGCCCGACCTGGCTCTTCTGGACGCCCCGCTAAGGTATACCGGCTAAAGTAG
- a CDS encoding ABC-F family ATP-binding cassette domain-containing protein, translated as MALLEVTDLSQSFADRKLYDDANFTLERADHMGIVGQNGAGKSTLIKILTGQILPLSGQIKWQRNVRTGYLDQYADIPAGMTLYAFLKTAFQRLYDLDAQMQQLYADYAEKMDDQLLERAGRIQETLEANNFYDVETEMERVITGLGLDEIGRDHVISEMSGGQRSKIILAKLLLENPDVIILDEPTNYLDTAHISWLEDYLNGFEGAVMVISHDYDFLQQVTNCICDVAFGKIIKYRGDFKAAMRQKEARKEAQLKAFEKQQVVIEKAEKFIRKNKAGSKSTMAKSREKMLSHLDRVDPPSENEHAKFAFPYLDTGSQNALSVTKLSVGYGKPLLEPVTFTMTNGEKLAFKGFNGVGKSTLIKSILGVIPALSGKSDFSPSAKINYFNQDLEWDNPQLTPLQTIQNEYPTMLPKTIRTKLAKCGINAANAMKPMHLLSGGEQTKVKLALLELVPSNFLIMDEPTNHLDDETKEGLKRALQAFQGNLILVSHESSFVNGWVDKELNVEKLSLKERQG; from the coding sequence ATGGCTTTACTAGAAGTAACGGATTTATCGCAAAGCTTTGCGGACCGTAAATTATATGACGATGCGAATTTTACGCTGGAACGAGCGGATCATATGGGTATCGTTGGTCAAAATGGGGCGGGTAAGAGTACCCTAATTAAGATTTTAACTGGCCAGATCTTACCATTATCTGGTCAGATCAAGTGGCAGCGCAACGTTCGAACTGGCTATCTGGATCAATACGCCGATATTCCAGCCGGCATGACGCTATACGCCTTTTTGAAAACGGCTTTTCAACGCTTGTATGATTTAGATGCGCAGATGCAACAACTTTATGCGGATTATGCTGAAAAGATGGATGACCAGTTATTGGAACGTGCAGGTCGGATTCAGGAGACCTTGGAAGCCAATAATTTTTATGATGTTGAGACAGAAATGGAACGGGTAATTACCGGACTAGGATTAGATGAAATCGGTCGGGATCACGTCATCAGTGAGATGTCTGGTGGTCAACGGTCGAAGATCATCTTGGCTAAACTATTGCTGGAAAACCCGGATGTGATTATTCTTGATGAACCGACGAACTACCTCGATACGGCGCATATCAGTTGGTTGGAAGATTATTTGAACGGCTTTGAAGGGGCCGTTATGGTGATCTCTCATGACTATGATTTCTTGCAACAGGTCACAAACTGTATTTGTGACGTGGCATTCGGTAAAATTATTAAGTACCGGGGCGATTTTAAAGCGGCTATGCGGCAAAAAGAAGCGCGTAAGGAAGCCCAACTGAAGGCGTTTGAAAAGCAACAAGTTGTGATTGAAAAAGCCGAAAAGTTCATTCGCAAGAACAAGGCCGGTTCAAAGTCAACGATGGCGAAGTCACGGGAAAAGATGCTATCGCATTTGGATCGGGTTGATCCACCGAGTGAAAATGAACACGCCAAGTTTGCCTTTCCATACCTTGATACGGGTTCTCAAAATGCATTGAGTGTGACGAAGCTGTCTGTTGGGTACGGAAAGCCGTTGTTGGAACCCGTAACTTTTACGATGACCAACGGTGAAAAATTAGCGTTTAAGGGCTTTAATGGGGTTGGTAAATCAACTTTGATCAAGTCAATTTTAGGTGTAATTCCAGCGTTAAGTGGTAAGTCAGATTTTTCGCCATCTGCTAAAATCAATTATTTCAATCAAGATTTGGAATGGGATAACCCACAGTTGACACCGTTACAGACGATTCAAAATGAATACCCTACGATGTTACCGAAGACAATTCGGACTAAGTTGGCTAAGTGTGGGATTAATGCGGCGAATGCGATGAAGCCAATGCACTTACTCAGTGGGGGCGAACAGACTAAGGTTAAATTAGCCTTGCTTGAATTGGTTCCAAGTAACTTCTTAATTATGGATGAACCAACGAACCATTTGGACGATGAAACTAAAGAAGGCCTCAAGCGTGCATTACAGGCTTTCCAAGGTAATCTAATCTTGGTTAGTCATGAGAGCAGTTTTGTGAATGGCTGGGTTGACAAGGAATTGAACGTCGAGAAACTCAGTTTGAAAGAACGACAAGGCTAA